Proteins co-encoded in one Capillibacterium thermochitinicola genomic window:
- a CDS encoding response regulator transcription factor: protein MKKRRILICDDEEKVVQLIQVYLHREGYETAAAYTGRQCLEKVSQFRPDLLILDIMIPEGDGFFVCQEIRKESNLPIIMLTARGEESDRVLGLEIGADDYVVKPFSPRELTARVKATLRRREWDATSKPDRMNYGDLVLDKKERRVFVAGQEVPLTPKEFDLLALMAASPSRVFSRDLLYEIVWGNDALGDVRTVDVHLTRLRSKIEERSDYRYLHTVWGIGYRFEVKQK from the coding sequence ATGAAAAAACGGCGCATTTTAATCTGTGATGATGAAGAAAAAGTAGTGCAGCTAATCCAAGTCTACTTGCACCGGGAAGGTTACGAGACGGCGGCCGCCTACACCGGACGCCAATGCTTGGAGAAAGTTAGCCAATTCCGGCCGGACCTGCTGATCCTGGATATCATGATCCCGGAGGGGGATGGTTTCTTTGTTTGTCAGGAGATCCGGAAAGAAAGCAACCTCCCCATTATTATGCTAACCGCCCGCGGTGAAGAGAGCGACCGGGTGTTGGGGCTTGAAATCGGTGCCGATGACTACGTGGTCAAACCCTTCAGTCCCCGGGAATTAACCGCCCGGGTCAAAGCCACCCTCCGCCGCCGGGAATGGGATGCCACCTCCAAGCCGGATCGAATGAACTACGGCGACTTAGTGCTAGACAAAAAGGAACGGCGGGTCTTCGTGGCCGGCCAGGAAGTTCCCCTTACCCCCAAAGAATTTGACTTATTGGCACTCATGGCGGCCAGCCCTTCCCGGGTGTTTAGCCGGGACTTGCTGTACGAAATCGTTTGGGGTAACGATGCCTTAGGCGACGTGCGCACCGTTGACGTCCATCTTACCCGCTTACGAAGTAAGATTGAAGAAAGAAGCGACTACCGGTATTTACACACGGTCTGGGGGATCGGTTACCGTTTCGAGGTAAAGCAAAAATGA
- a CDS encoding HAMP domain-containing sensor histidine kinase yields the protein MNKIGLKLTASYILVIVVATLVLGLLFAGTARRFLFAEKQRELVRKGKQLGQTVIGFFTGEISAATGEKILEVTGQHLEAKILVLDRQGRRLAMTPGLGLRGALLSRVDFARVIKGETVVRRGYNPILGVNAIFVGTPVQTKGGQIVGAVFLIAPLTAMSGLISGLWRLGAFAALIGFAFALLLALYLSRTISAPILRLQAAAAAMAKGNFNVRVPFGSDEIGALAAAFNRMADELGKSMAALNREKHKVERILADLAEGVLAVEPNGTLMFINNKARELFGEPAALSFEAFPAIQDLIGKVVETHRPERTELNLREDTAILAHTSPLLDGEQLWGIIVVFQDITALRQVEKLRKQLNADLAHELRAPLTIIQGQTEALLDGVIEEEAEKQKALRDILGETVRLSEMVRALLEIAHLDRGPQALNKRVFCLKTLVVSLAEKYQAIAKKKKITLTTILPAGDNFLLVEADEARIGQVIRNFLDNALRYTPPGEEVLIRLQAQDDTVQVEVTDRGPGIPEAEQPLIWERFYKVNKARTAGEGGVGLGLAIAKDIIQATGGEIWVKSTEGKGATFGFSLPRLSSPPPPDHCPSPNSG from the coding sequence ATGAACAAAATCGGCCTAAAACTAACCGCCTCTTATATCCTGGTCATCGTGGTCGCCACCCTCGTCCTAGGCCTCCTCTTTGCCGGAACCGCCCGCCGGTTTTTATTTGCCGAAAAACAACGGGAGTTGGTGCGGAAAGGTAAACAACTCGGGCAAACCGTAATCGGCTTTTTCACCGGAGAAATCTCCGCTGCCACCGGGGAAAAAATCCTGGAAGTCACCGGTCAGCATTTAGAGGCCAAAATTCTGGTCCTTGACCGACAGGGGCGCCGGTTGGCGATGACGCCCGGCCTCGGGCTACGGGGCGCCCTGCTTTCCCGCGTCGATTTTGCCCGGGTGATCAAAGGAGAAACCGTTGTCCGGCGTGGCTATAACCCAATTTTAGGGGTAAATGCGATCTTTGTGGGGACCCCGGTCCAGACCAAGGGTGGCCAAATCGTCGGCGCGGTTTTTTTAATTGCGCCCTTAACCGCGATGAGCGGGTTAATCAGCGGCCTATGGCGCCTGGGCGCTTTCGCCGCCCTGATCGGCTTCGCCTTCGCCCTCCTGCTCGCCCTCTACCTTTCCCGCACCATCTCCGCCCCGATTTTGCGCTTGCAAGCCGCGGCCGCCGCCATGGCCAAAGGCAACTTTAACGTCCGCGTCCCGTTCGGCTCCGATGAAATCGGCGCCTTGGCCGCGGCGTTCAACCGCATGGCCGATGAGTTGGGAAAAAGCATGGCCGCGCTCAACCGGGAAAAACACAAAGTCGAACGGATCCTGGCCGATTTGGCGGAAGGCGTCTTGGCCGTCGAACCCAACGGGACACTTATGTTTATCAACAATAAAGCCCGGGAACTTTTTGGCGAGCCGGCTGCCCTCTCCTTTGAAGCCTTTCCGGCGATCCAGGACTTAATCGGGAAAGTAGTGGAAACGCACCGCCCGGAGCGGACCGAATTGAACCTCCGGGAAGATACGGCAATTTTAGCCCACACCTCGCCCCTCCTCGACGGCGAACAACTCTGGGGGATTATTGTGGTTTTCCAAGATATTACGGCTTTACGCCAAGTGGAAAAGCTGCGAAAACAACTGAACGCCGACCTCGCCCACGAACTGCGGGCCCCGCTAACCATTATCCAGGGGCAAACCGAGGCGCTTTTAGATGGGGTAATCGAAGAAGAAGCGGAAAAACAGAAAGCTTTACGGGATATTCTCGGGGAGACCGTCCGCCTTAGTGAGATGGTCCGGGCTTTGCTGGAGATCGCTCATCTCGACCGCGGTCCCCAAGCCCTCAATAAGCGTGTCTTTTGCCTCAAAACTTTGGTTGTTTCCTTGGCCGAAAAGTATCAGGCCATTGCCAAGAAGAAAAAAATAACCCTCACGACCATTCTCCCGGCCGGAGATAATTTCCTCCTGGTCGAGGCCGATGAAGCCCGGATTGGGCAGGTTATTAGAAACTTCTTGGATAATGCCCTCCGCTACACCCCGCCCGGTGAAGAAGTACTGATTCGCCTCCAGGCGCAGGATGACACCGTCCAGGTTGAAGTAACCGACCGTGGGCCCGGCATTCCCGAAGCCGAGCAACCGTTGATTTGGGAACGGTTTTACAAAGTAAATAAAGCCCGGACTGCCGGGGAGGGCGGGGTCGGACTGGGTCTGGCCATCGCCAAGGACATTATCCAGGCGACGGGCGGGGAAATCTGGGTTAAGAGTACGGAGGGAAAGGGCGCGACCTTCGGTTTTTCGTTACCGCGCCTCTCCTCCCCACCCCCTCCGGATCACTGTCCTTCCCCCAACTCCGGATAG
- a CDS encoding SOS response-associated peptidase: MCFYYALSVTAQTLENRYQLTEGFDWEVEAGPWTPKYYVSGFEFPKMPVITNEAPDRLQFLTWGLIPFWVKAPAQAAQIRGKTLNARAETVLEKPSFRQAVQRRRCLVPADGFYEWRLFQGKKYPYYIFLKDRTVFSFAGIWEEWADPTTGELFRTYSILTTEANPLLARIHNTKKRMPVILPREQERAWLSAGLSTAELLSFLQPFPAAQMEAYTIGRLITARTANRNCPEVQAPVVYPELGEGQ, encoded by the coding sequence ATGTGTTTTTACTATGCGTTAAGCGTTACGGCCCAAACCCTGGAAAACCGGTACCAGTTAACAGAGGGGTTTGACTGGGAGGTCGAAGCAGGACCGTGGACGCCCAAGTATTATGTCTCCGGTTTTGAGTTTCCGAAGATGCCGGTCATCACCAACGAAGCGCCTGACCGGCTCCAGTTTTTAACCTGGGGGTTGATCCCGTTCTGGGTCAAAGCGCCGGCGCAGGCGGCCCAGATCCGGGGGAAGACCCTGAACGCCCGGGCGGAGACGGTGTTGGAAAAACCCTCTTTCCGCCAGGCTGTGCAGCGGCGCCGCTGCCTGGTGCCGGCCGACGGTTTTTACGAGTGGCGTCTTTTCCAGGGCAAAAAATATCCCTACTACATTTTCCTCAAGGACCGCACGGTCTTTTCTTTCGCCGGGATCTGGGAGGAGTGGGCCGACCCAACCACCGGTGAGCTTTTCCGGACTTACAGCATTCTAACGACGGAGGCCAACCCGCTTTTGGCCAGGATCCATAATACGAAAAAACGGATGCCGGTGATCCTGCCACGGGAGCAAGAGCGGGCTTGGCTGTCCGCCGGGCTGAGCACGGCCGAGCTCCTGTCCTTTCTGCAACCTTTCCCGGCCGCGCAGATGGAGGCGTACACCATTGGCCGGTTGATCACGGCCCGGACGGCCAACCGTAATTGCCCGGAGGTCCAAGCGCCTGTTGTCTATCCGGAGTTGGGGGAAGGACAGTGA
- a CDS encoding methyl-accepting chemotaxis protein, giving the protein MKMAGLRPYFGGVFSKILIILVILSAMIVAVGLVGNSGIEEMNQAAANIFNSNTSVLFPLFDFLLTVYRTEYSAYEALELNTSGSVTAFNRNLTECVGLLGNFLYNLPDETRESLQQRWAEYEAVAQDFSNGLRSGKNDLLPLYYRFKEESRKLYSFCYELGKAQRIVGVDSFRTGRQIYSSTRTLQLIITIIGVALGLLIGFLVSRSIIRPLYKLRDSTQLLAKGDLNTRVDLSSRDEVGVVASAFNHAVEELRSMVTRTAQDAKKINASTHNLFRVVEETTTSLGELNKLIDELAAGAESQCHSVNLAIDTIQQATSRTNMVIRATQEINKICQEASADAQHGREATEEMIQAIDNFIFSVRQIKEVVSGLVEDSEQIQILVDIIRDIAEKSTLLSLNASIEAARAGEHGRSFAVVATNIGVLARRSREAVEHINEVIQLILRKNQQVAHAVDESNTEIEKGRNQLARSIALFKELMGKVEMIARNISQITEAASQVGNDNEKVITKIEQVHQISQNNLTAMEEVSATFEQQYSTTIVIKESAQQLDELANELSLATDRFIL; this is encoded by the coding sequence ATGAAGATGGCTGGATTAAGGCCTTATTTTGGCGGAGTTTTTTCGAAGATTCTAATCATCCTTGTTATCTTAAGTGCAATGATTGTTGCGGTAGGTTTGGTCGGTAATTCAGGAATTGAAGAAATGAATCAGGCGGCGGCCAATATTTTCAATAGCAATACTTCAGTCCTTTTCCCGCTCTTTGATTTCTTGTTGACCGTATACCGTACTGAATACAGTGCTTACGAAGCATTAGAATTAAACACTTCCGGCTCAGTTACCGCTTTTAACAGGAATTTGACTGAATGTGTCGGTTTACTTGGAAACTTCTTATATAATCTTCCCGATGAAACCAGGGAAAGTTTACAGCAAAGATGGGCGGAATATGAAGCGGTGGCGCAGGATTTTAGTAACGGGCTAAGAAGTGGAAAAAATGATCTTTTGCCTTTATATTACCGTTTTAAAGAGGAATCGCGAAAACTGTATAGTTTCTGTTATGAGTTGGGAAAAGCGCAAAGAATCGTCGGGGTCGACAGTTTTCGCACCGGCCGGCAAATCTATTCTTCAACCAGAACTTTACAACTGATTATTACGATTATTGGTGTAGCTTTAGGTCTGCTGATCGGCTTCCTGGTATCGCGCTCCATCATCCGGCCCTTATACAAGCTTCGCGATTCAACCCAACTGTTGGCCAAAGGCGATCTAAATACAAGAGTCGACTTATCCTCCCGTGATGAGGTCGGGGTCGTCGCCTCCGCGTTTAACCATGCTGTTGAGGAACTCCGTTCGATGGTAACCCGCACTGCCCAAGATGCCAAAAAAATTAATGCCTCCACCCATAATCTCTTTAGAGTAGTGGAAGAAACAACAACTTCATTAGGGGAGTTAAACAAACTGATCGACGAATTGGCGGCTGGAGCAGAATCCCAGTGCCATAGTGTTAATTTGGCGATTGATACTATCCAGCAGGCAACATCAAGAACAAACATGGTGATCAGGGCTACCCAGGAGATCAACAAGATCTGCCAGGAGGCCTCCGCTGATGCACAGCATGGGAGAGAGGCCACTGAAGAGATGATCCAGGCGATTGATAACTTTATCTTCTCAGTTCGACAAATTAAAGAAGTGGTCAGTGGCTTGGTTGAAGATTCAGAACAGATTCAAATTTTGGTGGATATTATTCGTGATATTGCGGAAAAATCAACCCTTTTATCGCTAAACGCTTCCATTGAAGCGGCACGCGCCGGTGAACATGGTCGGAGTTTCGCGGTCGTCGCCACTAATATTGGCGTTTTGGCGAGGAGATCCCGCGAGGCGGTCGAACACATTAATGAAGTTATTCAGTTGATTCTCCGGAAAAACCAGCAAGTTGCTCATGCGGTTGATGAAAGCAACACGGAGATCGAAAAAGGACGAAACCAACTCGCGAGGAGCATTGCGCTCTTCAAGGAATTGATGGGTAAAGTTGAGATGATTGCCCGTAATATTTCCCAGATTACAGAGGCAGCTTCTCAAGTCGGGAATGATAATGAGAAAGTCATTACCAAGATCGAACAGGTCCACCAGATCAGCCAGAACAACCTGACGGCGATGGAGGAGGTATCCGCCACCTTCGAACAACAGTATTCGACGACGATCGTTATTAAAGAATCAGCCCAACAATTGGACGAACTTGCCAATGAATTATCCTTGGCCACCGACCGGTTTATCTTATAG
- a CDS encoding sugar ABC transporter permease yields the protein MNVVRESTPTTSVTRKSLFARLNARFDLRAYTMIIALVVIWLLFTVLTEGRFLTPRNLSNLARQVSITAILAIGMVMVIVTTHIELSVGSVLGLTGGIASILQVWHNVSTPVAILVALGFGVLIGAFHGYWVAYHNVPAFIVTLAGLLAYRGVLLGITKGQTVAPLDPSFKILSSGYLSLVPGIILTSIIIIGLVFARIWSRRSKLKYGFKVLPLYLEILTIILYCGLIILATYVLYQYEGIPYPVIIVLVLAVIFSFITNNTKFGRQVYAMGGNIEAARLSGINVRRRTLVVFILAGFLASIAGVLTTARLNAGTITAGDGAELDAIASCVIGGTSFLGGIGSIPGAVLGALVMASIDNGMSMMNTEAYWQMIIKGAILLLAVWLDIKTKKNR from the coding sequence ATGAACGTTGTTCGAGAATCGACACCAACCACCAGTGTGACCAGAAAAAGTTTGTTCGCGCGACTGAACGCCAGATTCGATCTGCGTGCCTACACGATGATTATTGCTTTAGTCGTTATCTGGCTGCTTTTTACTGTTCTGACTGAGGGACGGTTCCTCACCCCGCGTAATCTTTCTAACTTGGCCCGTCAAGTGTCAATTACCGCCATCTTGGCCATCGGTATGGTGATGGTTATTGTTACCACCCATATTGAGCTGTCGGTTGGATCGGTTTTGGGGTTGACCGGAGGGATCGCCAGCATTTTACAGGTGTGGCATAATGTTTCGACCCCGGTGGCCATTTTGGTTGCTTTGGGCTTTGGTGTCTTAATCGGTGCCTTTCATGGTTATTGGGTGGCCTATCATAATGTTCCGGCCTTTATTGTGACTTTGGCCGGTCTTCTGGCTTACCGTGGGGTTTTATTGGGGATCACGAAAGGCCAAACCGTAGCCCCTCTTGATCCTAGTTTTAAGATTTTAAGCAGTGGCTACCTAAGTCTTGTCCCCGGGATCATCTTAACTTCCATCATCATCATTGGCTTGGTCTTTGCCCGCATCTGGTCTCGCCGTTCAAAGCTGAAGTACGGCTTTAAGGTTTTGCCCCTCTATTTGGAGATCCTGACCATCATTCTGTACTGCGGTTTAATTATCCTGGCCACTTATGTCTTATACCAATACGAAGGGATCCCTTATCCGGTGATCATCGTTTTGGTGCTGGCGGTAATCTTTTCTTTCATTACCAACAACACAAAATTTGGTCGCCAGGTCTATGCCATGGGCGGTAATATTGAAGCGGCTCGTTTGTCGGGGATTAATGTCCGCCGCCGGACGCTGGTGGTCTTCATTTTAGCAGGTTTCCTTGCTTCGATCGCCGGCGTTCTGACCACCGCCCGTCTAAACGCGGGAACAATTACGGCCGGGGACGGGGCCGAACTGGATGCCATTGCCTCTTGTGTTATTGGTGGAACGAGCTTTTTGGGCGGGATTGGGAGTATTCCCGGTGCTGTGTTAGGTGCTCTTGTGATGGCAAGTATCGATAACGGAATGAGCATGATGAATACCGAAGCCTACTGGCAGATGATCATCAAGGGTGCTATCCTTCTTTTAGCGGTCTGGTTGGATATTAAGACGAAAAAAAATAGATAA
- a CDS encoding xylose ABC transporter ATP-binding protein — protein sequence MAGYILEMRNITKEFPGVRALNNVNFKVRAGEIHALCGENGAGKSTLMKILSGVYPYGTYSGEIIIDGEEQRFHNIASSEAAGIAIINQELTLVKQLTVGENIYLGNEPNRLGIINWDQLFYEAQKWMSAVKLDINPRTKVVNLGVGHQQMVEIAKALSKKARILILDEPSAALTENEVETLMDILRKLKQDGVTCIYISHKINEIFEIADTVTVLRDGETVDTKPIAETSENEVIAKMVGRELSNRFPRVDHETGEIILEVKNYNVFDPDNPRRKIVDNASFYVRRGEILGIAGLMGAGRTELMSSIFGGFPGESYGEVYINGRQVEIKSPQDAINNGLAMVTEDRKRYGLVLIHDVKKNLTLANLRKYCKSGVINSNAEVYDSQTMVKTLSIKTPSLETKVNNLSGGNQQKVVVGKWLLTKPLILIMDEPTRGIDVGAKYEIYNIMNELKKQGVAIIMISSELPEILGMSDRILVLYEGKINGEFRHDEASQEKIMLAATGGN from the coding sequence ATGGCCGGTTATATCCTGGAAATGCGGAATATTACGAAGGAATTTCCAGGGGTCAGAGCGCTAAACAACGTTAATTTTAAAGTCCGCGCCGGTGAAATCCATGCGCTCTGCGGCGAGAACGGTGCCGGAAAATCGACACTGATGAAAATCCTAAGTGGGGTTTACCCCTATGGAACTTATAGCGGAGAGATCATCATTGATGGGGAAGAACAGAGATTTCATAACATTGCATCCTCCGAAGCTGCCGGTATCGCCATTATTAATCAAGAGCTAACGCTGGTAAAGCAGTTGACCGTGGGCGAGAATATTTACCTAGGTAATGAACCAAATAGACTCGGGATCATCAATTGGGATCAGTTGTTTTACGAAGCTCAAAAGTGGATGTCAGCGGTGAAGTTGGATATCAATCCGCGCACAAAAGTTGTCAACCTGGGTGTTGGGCATCAGCAGATGGTGGAGATCGCAAAAGCGCTTTCCAAAAAAGCGCGGATCTTAATCCTGGATGAGCCTAGTGCAGCGCTGACGGAAAATGAAGTGGAAACCCTGATGGACATTTTGCGCAAGTTAAAACAGGATGGGGTGACCTGTATTTATATCTCCCACAAAATTAATGAGATTTTCGAAATTGCTGATACGGTTACGGTTCTTCGCGACGGAGAGACGGTTGACACCAAGCCGATTGCGGAAACCTCTGAAAATGAAGTTATTGCGAAGATGGTTGGTCGGGAACTATCAAACCGTTTCCCCCGTGTTGATCATGAGACCGGGGAAATAATCCTCGAGGTAAAGAACTACAATGTTTTTGATCCTGATAATCCCCGGAGGAAGATCGTTGACAATGCCAGCTTTTATGTCCGGCGTGGTGAAATTTTAGGAATTGCCGGTTTGATGGGCGCCGGCCGTACCGAACTGATGAGCAGTATCTTCGGTGGCTTTCCGGGCGAAAGCTATGGCGAGGTTTATATCAACGGCCGGCAGGTCGAGATTAAAAGCCCCCAGGATGCGATCAATAACGGTTTGGCGATGGTTACCGAAGACCGTAAACGTTATGGCTTAGTCCTAATCCATGACGTTAAAAAGAATCTGACCCTCGCCAATTTAAGGAAATACTGTAAATCCGGGGTTATTAACTCGAACGCCGAAGTTTACGATTCGCAAACGATGGTGAAAACTTTAAGTATCAAAACCCCCTCGCTGGAAACAAAAGTGAATAATCTGAGCGGCGGCAACCAACAAAAAGTGGTGGTGGGCAAATGGCTTTTAACCAAGCCCTTGATTCTAATCATGGATGAGCCCACCAGAGGCATTGATGTCGGGGCAAAATATGAGATTTACAATATCATGAATGAACTGAAAAAACAAGGGGTTGCGATCATTATGATCTCCTCTGAACTACCGGAGATTCTCGGGATGAGTGACAGAATACTTGTCCTCTATGAAGGGAAAATCAATGGCGAATTTAGACATGACGAAGCAAGCCAAGAAAAGATCATGTTGGCAGCAACAGGAGGGAACTAA
- the xylF gene encoding D-xylose ABC transporter substrate-binding protein: MAVKNLRNLLILSLLFVLVASSLTMAAPKKIRIGFSLATLQEERWGKDRDFFRAEAERLGAEVLVQAANNDDALQISQCENLLSQGIDVLVIVCHDGEAAAAIVESAHKSKVPVIAYDRLIKNCDLDLYISFDNERVGYLQAMGVLSKVSEGNFVYIGGSPTDNNAYLVKNGAMKALQPYIDQGKIKIVYDQFTPNWDPAIAQANMENALTMLNNKVDAVVAANDGTAGGVIQALADQKLAGKVPVSGQDADLAACQRIVEGTQTVTVYKPIKAIATAAAQAAVKLAKGEKVEANLTVNNGKVDVPYIALDPIPVYKENMYDVIIKDGFYTIEQVYRNVPKDQWPKEK; encoded by the coding sequence ATTGCGGTGAAAAACTTGCGGAATTTATTGATTCTCAGCTTATTGTTTGTTTTGGTCGCCTCTTCGTTGACGATGGCGGCGCCGAAGAAAATCAGGATTGGGTTTTCGCTCGCCACTTTGCAGGAAGAAAGGTGGGGGAAAGACAGAGACTTCTTTAGAGCGGAAGCGGAAAGATTAGGCGCTGAGGTTCTAGTCCAAGCCGCGAACAACGACGATGCGTTACAGATCTCCCAGTGCGAGAACCTGCTTTCGCAAGGGATTGACGTCCTCGTCATTGTTTGCCATGATGGTGAAGCGGCGGCGGCGATTGTTGAGTCTGCGCATAAATCAAAGGTTCCCGTTATTGCCTATGACCGTTTAATCAAAAACTGTGACCTTGACCTCTATATCTCCTTCGATAATGAGCGGGTCGGTTATTTACAGGCCATGGGTGTTCTTTCCAAGGTTTCTGAGGGTAACTTTGTTTACATCGGCGGTTCACCGACCGACAACAACGCTTACCTGGTTAAGAATGGGGCAATGAAGGCGCTTCAACCCTACATTGACCAAGGGAAGATCAAGATCGTTTATGATCAGTTCACCCCCAACTGGGATCCGGCCATTGCCCAAGCGAACATGGAAAACGCCCTCACCATGCTGAATAACAAAGTTGATGCGGTGGTGGCGGCCAATGACGGTACTGCCGGCGGCGTCATCCAAGCTTTAGCCGACCAAAAACTCGCCGGGAAAGTTCCGGTCTCCGGACAGGATGCCGACCTGGCTGCTTGCCAACGGATTGTTGAGGGGACCCAAACGGTGACCGTCTACAAACCGATTAAAGCGATTGCGACCGCTGCGGCCCAAGCCGCTGTTAAGCTGGCCAAGGGTGAAAAAGTGGAAGCCAATCTGACCGTGAACAACGGTAAAGTTGATGTGCCCTATATCGCGCTGGATCCGATCCCTGTCTACAAAGAGAACATGTATGATGTGATTATCAAGGATGGTTTCTACACCATCGAACAAGTGTATCGTAACGTTCCGAAGGACCAGTGGCCCAAGGAGAAATAA
- a CDS encoding sugar ABC transporter substrate-binding protein gives MERRKLKNTLFLLALLLLIIIRMVTYRWSLPSIEHNNKPGRVKIGLSLATLQEERWKRDRDYMEEKIVECGGEFISLSANNDWILQVRQVEYFINNKVDVLIIVPQDLDRLAEAVEIAKRAGIKVVSYDRLIRNADLDLYISFDSVKVGELMAKRLTQEVPSGRYVIINGPPTDHNPYLINQGYRNILTPLVEKHQIEIVSEIWAENWLPEKAYTTISRLLLDGVDFDAVLAANDGLASGVIEALSEWRLAGKIPVTGHDADLSACQRIIEGTQLMTVYKPIRQLAYRAAELAMLLAENKAIATNSPAVFNGKHFVPAEIITPIAIDRSNISIVIEDDFHRPEDIYRNIPYTAKQF, from the coding sequence ATGGAACGGAGAAAATTAAAAAACACCCTGTTTCTATTGGCGTTGTTGTTGCTAATTATCATCAGGATGGTCACTTACCGGTGGAGCTTACCGTCGATCGAACATAACAATAAACCGGGGCGGGTGAAGATTGGTTTAAGCCTGGCTACTCTGCAAGAAGAAAGGTGGAAAAGGGATCGGGATTATATGGAAGAAAAAATTGTGGAGTGCGGGGGAGAGTTTATTTCCTTATCGGCCAATAACGATTGGATTTTACAGGTTAGACAGGTGGAATACTTTATCAACAATAAGGTGGACGTTTTGATCATTGTTCCACAAGATCTGGACCGCTTGGCGGAAGCGGTCGAAATTGCCAAAAGAGCTGGTATAAAAGTTGTTTCTTATGACCGTTTGATTCGAAACGCCGATTTAGACTTATATATCTCATTCGATAGTGTTAAGGTTGGCGAGTTGATGGCGAAACGTCTGACGCAGGAAGTTCCTTCCGGACGTTATGTTATAATCAACGGGCCACCGACCGATCACAATCCTTATCTGATTAATCAGGGTTACAGAAATATCCTGACGCCCTTGGTGGAAAAGCACCAGATTGAAATTGTCTCCGAAATATGGGCCGAGAATTGGCTGCCGGAAAAGGCTTATACCACCATCTCCCGGCTCCTTTTGGATGGGGTGGATTTTGACGCGGTGCTTGCGGCCAACGACGGCCTGGCCAGCGGGGTGATTGAGGCCTTATCCGAATGGCGGTTGGCGGGGAAAATCCCCGTCACCGGTCATGATGCCGACCTCTCCGCCTGCCAGCGGATTATCGAGGGCACCCAACTGATGACCGTTTATAAGCCCATTCGCCAACTGGCTTATCGCGCCGCTGAACTGGCGATGCTTTTGGCGGAGAATAAAGCGATCGCCACCAATAGCCCGGCTGTTTTCAACGGAAAGCATTTTGTCCCGGCCGAAATAATAACGCCAATCGCGATTGACCGGTCTAACATCAGCATCGTCATTGAAGATGATTTTCACCGCCCTGAAGATATCTACCGGAACATACCGTATACCGCTAAACAATTCTGA